DNA from Gloeomargarita sp. SKYB120:
GAGATGGCTTCTACCGCCTTCTTACGCAAATCATAGTTATATGGTCTGGGCATTTTCTCACTCCCTAGCAACACGTTTATTATATGACAACCTTAAAAAGCTTGGCTATAACTGTACCCAACTCATCAATAACTTTCCTAACAAGCCCACCGTATAACCATTCATGATCACTTTGCTTTCCCATGACAACTACAATCAAATACTTAAAGCTCACTTGAGGTAGGTCAGTAAACAATACTACATCACCTGGTTTGCTGCCATTAGGCTATGTACGAAATCAAATAGTCTTGGCCTACTGTAGCAGCAACTGCACCAATAGCAGAATCAGGTGCAAAGTGCCTTTCAGGATAAGATGATATAACAATCGTTTCTAGTTCGCTTGCACAAATATTACCATACCCCAAGGCAATAAATTTGCCGGATTTAATTTCCTTGAACATTTTTGTTCCTACGGAATGTGATGCGCCAGCTCGCTTGTAGAAGTTGCTCACAGTTATTTCCTATACCCCTTACTTTATTAGTCTAGAGATGAATTGTGAAAGCGAACTGTTCCTTTAACAAGAGTTTAACATTACCCAGCAACCTGACTTGGACCCTTGTCCGCATCGAGTCCGAAGGACGGCTATCCCTACCGCCTTAGCCATAACACTGGCCTAACATAGACATAGAAGGAGTTGGTCACAAAGGATCATGTTTTACTTTGACCCGTTGTACTTGATATTGGCGCTGCCGGCTCTCGTGCTTGGCTTGTGGGCGCAGATGCGAGTACAGTCAGCGTTTCAACGCTATTCGCAAGTAGGGACTCGGTTCACAGGGGCACAGGCAGCCCGTCTGTTGTTGGATCGCTATGGCTTAAAAGGCGTGCGGGTAGAACGAGCATACGGTTTTTTAACCGATCACTACAATCCTTTGACGCGGGAGTTGTGCCTGAGTCCAGCGGTGTATGATGCGCCAACGGTCGCTGCTGTAGGGGTGGCCGCCCATGAAGCCGGTCATGCCTTGCAACACGCAGAAGGTTATGCCCCGTTGCAATTTCGCTCAGCGATTGTGCCAGTTGTGGCGTTTGGCAGTTGGCTGGGGCCGATCCTGTTCATGGTGGGGTTTGTTTTCAGCGCCCTGCGCATCTTGGCCTGGATTGGGGTACTCATTTTCGCCGCATCTGCCCTGTTTGCCCTGATTACATTGCCGGTGGAGTTTGACGCCAGCAACCGCGCCAAGAAACTGCTGGTGGCCGAAGGGATTTTAGCGCCCCAGGAAATGGTGGGGGTCAATGCTGTACTGGACGCAGCAGCGTTGACGTACGTGGCGGCGGCGATTCAGGCCATTGCCAACCTGCTGTACTACGTGCTGCTGTTACTGGGCAACCGGCAACGCGAGTAGCTGGAGAATTTCCTGGGCAATCCCTGCGGCGCCCCCGCCCCGTGCGACCCGTTCTCGGCCATTGCGCCGACAGCGTTGGTGATACAGTTCATCGTCCACAATCTGATGCACTAAGTGGGCCGCTTGTTGTAATTCCCTGTCGCCAGCGGGACCTTGGCCAACCGTTTGCACCGAACATCCCAGTAGTCGCATTTGCGCTTCGGCAAACCGGTACGTAAACTGCGGCCCACGCCCAGGAATCTGTATCACGGGTTTACCCAACCCCACTGCCTGC
Protein-coding regions in this window:
- a CDS encoding zinc metallopeptidase; this translates as MFYFDPLYLILALPALVLGLWAQMRVQSAFQRYSQVGTRFTGAQAARLLLDRYGLKGVRVERAYGFLTDHYNPLTRELCLSPAVYDAPTVAAVGVAAHEAGHALQHAEGYAPLQFRSAIVPVVAFGSWLGPILFMVGFVFSALRILAWIGVLIFAASALFALITLPVEFDASNRAKKLLVAEGILAPQEMVGVNAVLDAAALTYVAAAIQAIANLLYYVLLLLGNRQRE